In Gimesia chilikensis, the DNA window CGTTGGTCAGTTCGTAGCGTCCCGTATCGAGGAAAAAGAGATCGAAGCCGAGACAGTCGCGAATATAGACCCGATTGTAACTGGTCCGACTGGCTCCCGTGTCACAGATGCCGGTCGAATTTCCGATCGAAACAAAGCCGTCGACTTTGTACTCGGCCGTCTCGTGGGCACTGATGCCGTCATCGCCACATTCGATAGCCTGGATATTTTCGAACAGTACGTCTTCACAATGTCCGTGGATATTGAAACCATCGTTATAGGGATGCGTGCAGGTCAGGTTGCGAATTACCAGGTGCGCATTGTAGTTGTCTTTCGAACCGCCAAACTGTACTCCCGCGGAACGGACGGGAACGCGAATCTGCTGTTCGCTGAGCTGCGCACCGGGGGAGACTTTCAAATAAAAGGCCCCCTTGATCTGAGATGACTTTTCGTCGGCGGGCCCTGCTTTCACAAACGTCCATTCTCCCGCCTTGAGTTCCTCCGGCTGTTTGAGTTCCTGGCTGGGTCCTTTGGAGGTCCGGCCCATGTGAACCATCTTGCCGTTCCAGACGAAAAACCAGCGTTGCAGGATGGCATCACTGACCGCAGGCAGGAGTTGCTCACTACGATAGAGGTCCGGTTTGACTTCGTTCCATTGGGTGATATCGAGGGGGTCGGAACCTTCCAGCGTCGCACCGTGCCCGTCGAGGGTGATCGGCTTATCCGGTTCTCCGCGCTTGCCGTAAAAGCCGGCGTATTCGTGATAGACTTTGGGCTGCAGATGAATCGTGTCGCCCGGCTGTGCGTTGCGGATCGCCTGGCGGATTGTTTTGAGCGGCCCTTCCTGGGCAGCATCATTGCCGTTATCCGGGTCAACGTGAATGTCGCGGGCCAGACTGGTGCCAGTCAACAGGAACAGCATGAACAGTGCACAACACCATGTCCCTGCCCTGCCCCCTGGACTGACATGTTGCGTGCCGATTGACGGCTGTGTTTGAGTGTTGTCTAACTTCCCCTGCATAAGGCTGCTTCCTGAATTGAGCGCGGATGATTTATTTTGAGTCTGTTGGTTTCTGATCCAGCCAGAAGCGGGACTGCATCTGCATCATGGTGCGAGCCCGGTTCGAATCACGATCACGGATGGCGGCAGCGAGTTCCTGGTGCTCCCAGATCATCCGTTCGCCGGTCGCCGCATCGGATTGGTAATCCTGATAGGCCGTATCAAAGAAGTTGACCAGCACCCGCTGCATGCCGGCGATCAATGTGGACGATGTCATCTGCAGCAGCAGCGAGTGAAAGGCGATATCCAGTTCGGAAATCTTCTCGGGCCGTTGACTGCGAATGTCGGTCTCCATCTCCTGGGCCAGTTCACAAAGCTGCTGGCACTGTTCGTCGCTGCCGTTGCGGATGGCCAGGTCGACGGCCCCCATCTCTACTACGTATCGCAGCATCGACAGTTCGGCGATATCCTGATCGGAGTCGAATAAGGAGGGCAGTCCCAGTTGCAGCAGACGGAGCGGATCGGGGCGTCTGACAATCAGCCCCAGCCGTTTGCGGGCTTCGAGCAGACCGATGGCTACCAGCCGACTGACGGCTTCCCGGGCAACGGTTCGCGAAACGTCGTACTCTTCCGCGAGGTCCGCTTCGGTCATGAAAAAGGCCCCGTCGGTGAGCCGTTCGTCCTGAATACGGGCCCGAATCCGCTCGGCGAGCTCATCAGACTGGGTCAACTGGATACTGGTTTCGGCCGCCATAAATACCACTTATTAAACATATATCGTCATTTTATTGATTTACATCGTTTCTATTTCTGATTAAATAGTATCTATTCGATTCCTGATGTCAAACCTTATTTGGGAAATCTCTGATGTCTGCATTACCTGACCTGACTGAGCTACAGCAGTTTGATACGCCAACGATCTGCAACGCAATTGAGCTGTTTGAGGTGCGACCGCGGACCGCGGGCTACATGCAGCGTGAGATCGCAGCCTGCTTTCCGGAGCTGCCTCCCATGGTTGGTTATGCGGCGACCGCGACGTTTCGTTCTTCCGCGCCACCTGCAGCAGACATCGATCCCGGCGTGTCTGCGCGGCTGATCAGTTCGTTCGCAGAACTACCCGGTCCAGCGATTGTCGTCTTCCAGGATCTGGACGATCCCCCCGCGGGAGCCACGTTCGGGGACGGAATGTGCCTGACGTACAAAACCTTTGGAGCGGTCGGTCTGATCACTTCGGGGGCCGCCCGGGATATCGATAATGTCAGACTACTCGACTTCCCCTGTTTCAGTCACGGGATCATGTGCGGTCACGGTTACTGTCATTTCGAAGAGGCCGGTATTCCCGTGGAGGTCGGCGGCTTGACCATCCGGCCCGGTGATCTGCTGCACGGCGACTGTAATGGTGTTGTAACGATCCCGCAAGAAATCGCAGCGGCAGTGCCTTATGCCTGTGCCGAGTATCTCAAGTACGAAGCGATCGTTTTAGATCCACTCCGCGAGGGACGGGCCAACCTGGAACATCACCAGGAGACGATCCGCGAGATGCAGGCCCGCCTGGCTGAACTGAAGCGCGAACTGAAAACAATGATCGCACCATCAGAGGCGGATTCCTGATCGTCTCTAGTACCAGTTAGTGTTTGATAATCAGGATGGTCTATACCAAAGTCGTTTCAACCGGGGCTAACGACCTGCGGCTAATTTGACTGATCTGTTGTTGAAGTCCTGATAACAAAAGTAACAGCATACTGTCAGCCACGGTGAATACTTACATAGCTCACGCTGTCGACCTCACGCTCACTTTGAAATCTGCTAAATAAACGCTATCAGGCTTGTCTCAGTTCGTCCGGTTGACCCAGCGACGGGCTTCCTCGGTGAGGTCGGGTTCTTCTCCCGTGGGGGCTTCGAAGTAGTAATGTTCCAGACGAGAAATGGACGTGTCGAGCTCGGCTTTGCCTGCGGGACTGAGTCCATTATTACGTTCGATGTCCTTGAGCAGGCCGAGTACGGTAAAGGGAGTGACGTGCTCAGGCATCTGGTATCGGGCCGTGCTGACGGACTGCGTTTCCCGCGTGACCAGTTTGAAACCGATCCCGAGCAGCAACAGCAGCGCAATCCCGCCGAGGATGGGCATTACCCAGGATTGTTCGGGGGTGCCGTACTCCTGCTGGAGCATGATCTCCGGATCAACGGAGACAAGGTCGGCATCGTCGAACCGTTGATAGGTGACTTCGTGAGCCTCGTCTTTCGGTAAGCCGAACGTAAATGCTTCCGGATGTTTGGTGAGATCGGGACGGGCCTCCATCGAGACCATCCAGATCCGTTCGGAGTCGATGGCGTTTCCAGGGGCTGTCTTATCAAACTGTGAGACCGAAACGCCTTCGTTTTCAATCGAGGTGATGTTGAATTCTTTGGGTTTCAGATCGACCAGTTGATCCAGGTCGGGCATCAGGCCGATCCCGGTGGCCCGGACTTCCAGCTTGAGTTTGCCTTCTTTTGCTTCGCGTTCGTCGAGGGTCTGGGTGATGGTCACCTTTTCATACGGACGCGGATCGCCCTGCTCTGGCGAAGCATCGATGGGCAGCGGTGCCGATTCCACGGGAATCACGGCGTAGCCGGA includes these proteins:
- a CDS encoding FadR/GntR family transcriptional regulator, whose product is MAAETSIQLTQSDELAERIRARIQDERLTDGAFFMTEADLAEEYDVSRTVAREAVSRLVAIGLLEARKRLGLIVRRPDPLRLLQLGLPSLFDSDQDIAELSMLRYVVEMGAVDLAIRNGSDEQCQQLCELAQEMETDIRSQRPEKISELDIAFHSLLLQMTSSTLIAGMQRVLVNFFDTAYQDYQSDAATGERMIWEHQELAAAIRDRDSNRARTMMQMQSRFWLDQKPTDSK
- a CDS encoding RraA family protein translates to MSALPDLTELQQFDTPTICNAIELFEVRPRTAGYMQREIAACFPELPPMVGYAATATFRSSAPPAADIDPGVSARLISSFAELPGPAIVVFQDLDDPPAGATFGDGMCLTYKTFGAVGLITSGAARDIDNVRLLDFPCFSHGIMCGHGYCHFEEAGIPVEVGGLTIRPGDLLHGDCNGVVTIPQEIAAAVPYACAEYLKYEAIVLDPLREGRANLEHHQETIREMQARLAELKRELKTMIAPSEADS